From one Candidatus Limnocylindria bacterium genomic stretch:
- a CDS encoding MFS transporter, which yields MTSKERLAPALETEGGLDEASAAEPGRTSTLAALEFRDFRLFWFGLVVSNIGSWMQIYGLGWLVVQLAIRDGVPQLAPFYLGLVGLARAIPGLTFGLFGGAVADRTDRRRLLIVTQASAAIVAFVLAILTITEHINIVEVVLISALNSIIFSFDAPTRQAMVPRLVTDKELMSAIGLNSAAFNGATLIGPLIGGVLIIPFGVGGLMLINAISYLAVVAALLVISPQPSEVRRRLSMLASIREGLAYIRRDPVLRWVVLLTVSTALFTRPYIQLLPAEAQFLGVGALELSWLLAASGVGALGGALVTASLGGWKRRGAILVGSALSHGLLLALFAEQRSLIGAMVFIGLTSFAVMLFLGMANTLMQTRTPDHLRGRAMSVHTMVFMGFMPLGQMLLGSLGTVAGINTAFLAGGLIVVFVSTFALLRGAALRGAIASSHPRVVARSG from the coding sequence ATGACGTCGAAGGAGCGGCTCGCACCTGCCCTCGAGACCGAGGGCGGGCTCGATGAGGCCAGCGCCGCGGAACCAGGCCGCACCTCGACCCTGGCCGCCCTCGAGTTCCGCGACTTTCGCCTGTTCTGGTTCGGTCTCGTTGTCTCGAACATCGGGTCGTGGATGCAGATCTACGGCCTCGGGTGGCTGGTCGTGCAGCTTGCGATCCGCGACGGCGTTCCGCAGCTCGCTCCGTTCTACCTCGGCCTCGTCGGTCTCGCGCGCGCGATCCCCGGGCTGACGTTCGGTCTTTTCGGTGGCGCCGTCGCCGACCGAACGGATCGACGCCGCCTCCTCATCGTCACGCAGGCCTCGGCCGCGATCGTCGCGTTCGTGCTCGCGATCCTCACCATCACCGAGCACATCAACATCGTCGAGGTCGTACTCATCAGCGCGCTCAACTCGATCATCTTCTCGTTCGATGCGCCGACACGGCAGGCGATGGTGCCGCGCCTGGTAACGGACAAGGAGCTCATGAGCGCGATCGGCCTCAACTCCGCGGCGTTCAACGGCGCGACGCTCATCGGACCGCTCATCGGCGGCGTGCTCATCATCCCCTTCGGCGTCGGCGGGCTCATGCTCATCAACGCCATCTCGTATCTCGCCGTCGTCGCGGCGCTGCTCGTGATCTCGCCGCAGCCGAGCGAGGTCCGCCGCCGGCTCTCGATGCTCGCGTCGATCCGCGAAGGACTCGCGTACATCCGCCGCGATCCGGTCCTGCGCTGGGTCGTGCTCCTCACCGTCTCGACAGCGCTCTTCACGCGCCCGTACATCCAGCTCCTGCCCGCGGAGGCGCAGTTCCTCGGTGTCGGCGCGCTCGAGCTGTCGTGGCTCCTCGCCGCGTCCGGGGTGGGGGCACTCGGCGGTGCGCTCGTCACCGCGTCGCTCGGCGGCTGGAAGCGGCGCGGCGCGATCCTGGTCGGAAGCGCGCTGAGCCACGGTCTGCTGCTCGCGCTCTTCGCGGAGCAGCGCTCGCTCATCGGCGCGATGGTGTTCATCGGACTCACGAGCTTCGCCGTGATGCTGTTCCTCGGCATGGCGAACACGCTGATGCAAACGCGTACGCCCGATCATCTGCGCGGCCGCGCTATGAGCGTGCACACCATGGTCTTCATGGGCTTCATGCCGCTCGGTCAGATGCTGCTGGGATCGCTCGGCACGGTCGCCGGCATCAACACGGCGTTCCTCGCCGGCGGTCTGATCGTCGTGTTCGTCTCGACATTCGCGC